The genomic stretch CTATGGATGCTATTAAGGCGGCAGTTGAGATTTTGACGGCAGGTAAAGGTCAGGTGATAAAGATTGAGAAGTTATAATCCCAAAAAAGAAAAACACATTTATCAAAAATGGAAAGAGAAGTAAAATTTAGTCTGGTCTTTCGCGATATGTGGCAGAGTGCAGGTAAGTACGTGCCTCGTGTAGACCAGTTGGTTAAGGTTGCCCCGGCTATTATTGAAATGGGCTGTTTCGCCCGTGTGGAAACAAATGGTGGTGGTTTTGAACAAGTAAATTTATTGTTTGGTGAAAATCCGAATAGAGCTGTGCGCGAGTGGACGAAACCCTTCCACGAAGCAGGCATCCAGACCCATATGCTGGACCGTGCGTTGAACGGTCTCCGTATGAGTCCCGTTCCGGCAGATGTCCGTAAATTATTCTATAAGGTTAAACATGCGCAGGGAACGGATATTACCCGTACTTTCTGCGGATTGAATGACGTCCGCAACATTATCCCCTCTATCGGCTATGCTCATGAAGCCGGAATGATTTCACAATGTTCGCTCTGTATCACTTTCTCTCCGGTACATACTGTGGAATATTATGTGAATATGGCCAAACTGCTTATAGAAGCCGGAGCCGATGAAATCTGTATCAAAGATATGGCCGGCATCGGACGTCCCGTTTCATTGGGAAAGATTGTTGCCGGAATCAAGAAGATTAAAAATATTCCTATACAGTATCACTCTCATGCGGGGCCCGGATTCAATATGGCTTCTATTTTGGAAGTATGCCAGGCTGGTTGCGACTATATTGATGTAGGTATGGAACCATTGTCATGGGGAACCGGCCATGCTGATTTGATTAGTGTGCAAGCCATGTTGAAAGATGCCGGATTTAAAGTGCCCGAAATTAATATGGAAGCGTATATGAAAGTGCGTTCTATGATTCAGGAGTTTATGGATGATTTCCTTGGTTTATATATCAGTCCCAAAAACCGTCTGATGAATTCTTTACTGATTGCTCCGGGATTACCGGGCGGCATGATGGGAAGTTTGATGGCCGATCTTGAAACGAACCTGGAATCTATCAACAAGTATAAGGCAAAACGTAACCTGCCGTTTATGACCCAGGATGAATTGTTGATCAAGCTGTTCAATGAAGTTGCTTACGTATGGCCGCGTGTGGGCTATCCTCCTTTGGTAACTCCGTTTAGCCAGTATGTGAAGAACCTTGCCATGATGAATGTAATGGCTATGGAGAAAGGTAAGGAACGTTGGGGAATGATTGCCGATGATATTTGGGATATGATTTTGGGTAAAGCAGGACGTTTACCGGGTAAACTGGCCCCTGAAATTATTGAAAAGGCAGAACGTGAAGGCCGCAAGTTCTTTGATGGCAATCCTCAGGACAATTATCCCGACCAGTTGGAAAAATATCGTAAGATGATGCTTGAAAAACAATGGGATAAAGGACAGGATGACGAAGAACTGTTTGAGTATGCCATGCATCCGGCCCAGTATGAAGCTTATAAGAGTGGAAAGGCGAAAGAAGACTTCTTGGCAGATGTGAAGAAACGTCGTGAGGAGAAGGCGAATGCCACTATTCCTGTCGAAGCTGAAAACAAAACAAAAGTACTGACAGTGGATGTGAACGGACAACCTTATCGTGTTACAGTGGCATATGGTGCTGTAGATCCTGCTATGCTGACAGCTGCTTCGGGTGCAGTTCCTGCACAAACTGCTCCTGCTCCGGTAGGTGAAGGGAAAGATGTGCTTTCTCCGTTGGAAGGTAAATTCTTCTTGGTAAAGAATGCTCAGGAAACCCCGAAGAAGGTGGGTGAAAAGGTTAATAAAGGTGATGTGATTTGTTACGTCGAAGCAATGAAGACCTATAATGCGATCCGTGCGGAATATGACGGTACTATAACTGCTATTTGCGCTAATTCGGGTGACACGGTTTCAGAGGATGACGTATTAATGAAAATAGTATAATGGAAGATATATTTGAAAGACTTTATGATATGACTGCTTTCAGCAATATTATTGCTGAGCCGCAATTCTTGATAATGTATGCCATTGCGTTCATCTTACTTTACTTGGGTATCAAGAAAAAGTACGAACCACTGCTGCTGATTCCGATAGCTTTCGGAGTGTTGCTGGCTAACTTTCCCGGTGGTGAGATGGGGGTTGTCCAGGCCGATGAGAATGGCATGGTAATGGTGAATGGAGCACTGAAGAACATCTGGGAAATGCCGTTGCACGAAATTGCGCACGACTTGGGCCTGATGAACTTTATCTACTACATGTTGATTAAGACCGGTTTTCTTCCGCCTATTATTTTTATGGGGGTAGGTGCTTTGACAGACTTTGGTCCGATGTTGCGTAATCTGCGGCTTTCTATTTTCGGAGCAGCTGCACAGTTGGGTATTTTCACTGTATTGCTGGTAGCTATCTTGATGGGGTTCACTCCGAAAGAAGCGGCTTCATTGGGGATTATTGGTGGAGCAGACGGTCCTACCGCTATCTTTACCACTATTAAACTGGCTCCCCATTTGCTAGGGCCGATTGCCATTGCCGCTTATTCGTATATGGCTCTGGTACCCGTTATCATTCCGTTGGTTGTGAAAATCTGGTGTACGAAGAAAGAATTGAGTATCAATATGAAGGAACAGGAAAAGAAATATCCTTCTTCGGTAGAAATCAAGAATCTTCGTGTGCTGAAGATTGTATTTCCGATTGTAGTGACTACGGTGGTCGCTCTGTTTGTGCCAAGTGCAGTGCCTTTGATTGGTATGTTGATGTTTGGTAACTTGATTAAGGAAATAGGTAGTGATACTTCACGTTTGTTTGATGCAGCTTCAAATAGTATCATGAATGCGGCAACTATCTTCTTGGGGTTGTCAGTCGGTGCGACAATGACTACGGAGGCATTTTTGAACTGGACTACTATCGGCATTGTGGTAGGTGGTTTCTTGGCGTTTGCCTTGTCTATTTCCGGTGGTATCTTGTTTGTGAAGTTGATGAATCTTTTCACCAAAAAGAAAATCAATCCACTGATTGGTGCTACAGGTTTGAGTGCTGTGCCCATGGCCAGCCGTGTGGCTAATGAAATTGCTTTGAAGTATGACTCCAAAAATCATGTGCTTCAATATTGTATGGCAAGTAACATTTCAGGAGTTATCGGTTCTGCCGTGGCTGCCGGTGTGCTGATTTCATTCCTACAATAAAATACATTGTATTTAAATTATTCGGACACGAATTATACGGAAATTACAGGTGTTTTAGACAATACTGTAAAATCTGTATAGTTCGTGTTTTTTATTCATTCTCTCTGTATCGTTCTCCTAGCTAAAACAAATAGAATAGGCCCTCTCCTCACGAAGAAAGCCTATCATCCGATTAATGTTTAATATAAGAGAGAGTTTTATAGTCCTAACAGTTCATTGAACTTCTCTGCTGTTTTGGGATCTGACGGACGTGTCATATTAGCAGAGATGATGTTACCATCCCGATCCAGCAGGATAAAACGGGGAATGCCGTTAATGAGGTAAGCATCCATAAAGGTCCTGTCTGTTCCCATGTGTAACTGGATCCCTTTCAACTGCTCCTTTGTTACCATGTTCTCCCATGCCTTTTTGTTCTTGTCGCATGACAGGCTGACAAAATGAATATCCTTTCCTGCATATTTCTCTTCCAGTTCCTTTAACGCGGGAAGTTCTCCACGGCAAGGACCACACCAGGTAGCCCACACGTCAATATAGATATATTTTCCTTTCAAGTCAGTCATTGAAACCGTCTTTCCATTTATATCCGGATAGGAGAAGCTAGCTGCTGAGGGATTGCCTGATCTTAATTTTTCCCACTTGGTACAAAGTGCGTTGAATTTTTCTATGGACTTTGTATCCTTCACGTGTTTGCGGAATAGGACAATCAGTCCGTCTGCTTCATCCAGTCCGTTATTGTCTACAAAGTTATAAACAAATTGGTCAATCAGAAATTCTGCAACCTTTTCATCCTGTATGGTTGCATCTATGTAGTTTACACATTGTTCTGTTGAACTTGATGCAACCGTTTTTCCTTTATTACTAAAGGCGCTGATAGCATCGGGAAGGAAAGCCTTATATTCTTTCAGCGCTAATAAACCGGCATTGATCGGAGTAATAGCTTCCAGTTTCTCATAATATGCTTTGGAAGGAATATAGTTGTCATCCTTTCCAAAATGAGGATGATACAAAGCGTATTTGGAGAAATAATAATACGTATAGAATTGCAGACGTATTTTTTCCTGTGCAGTGAAATCGGCTGGAAGTTTTGCGGCTTCCAATACTTGGCAATTGACTGCATACAGGCTGTCTCCTTTGTGTATAAGGGCGGCTTCCTGCATTTTCATGTCGGGCATGCCGAGTGATCGGAGCTCTTTGCTTCCCAGATAGGTGTTGATAGCGGCGCCTGCTCCTTCAAAGGTTGTGTTTCTCCACATGTTATCACTGTCGAATGACAAAGTAAGGTCTTGATTAGGGTCCAAATAAAGGGTACGGCGTCCGCGTGTGTATTGCATGGTTACATATTGCGGAGTGAATCCCGTGATTTCTATGTTGCCGTTTCCTGCGGCGTCAATCGCTACTTCTTTTTGTTCGCCACTTTGGCTGAAAGTCAATATAACTTTGACCTTCTCATTGGGATTGGTGACCTTAAAAGTGAGCTTTGCAGCTTCCGCAGCAGTGAAGGTACTCAGCGCAAGGCCAAGTACCAGGATGGATTTTAGAGTTCTCATCTTATTTTTTTCTTTTAGGTTTCATTTTCAATGCATCGGGACGCATGTTATAGACTTTCTTTCCGTATGCGGGTTCTGTGCTGAGGCTGGCAGGGATGGGGGCTTTTCCGTTCAGTTTACGAAGCACCATTTCCAAGGCGGCTGCATATTCCTGATGGATGAAAGCATCATCTCTGTCTGTTTGGTTATAAGCAATGTATTGCAGATAGCCTACACATTTGTTGAACCAGAATTCGGGAAGTTCCTCTGCCTTGTATCCCAAACGGGCGATAAATTTCAATCTGCCGATCAACTCTTGTTGGTTGATTGTGGTATCTGCAATCATCGCATCAATCTGGGTAGCTGCCGCTTCATACTTTTGTTCCCGGATGTCGTTATTGATACGAATCATTTTCAGATTAAAATCTTTTCCTTCATAGTTGCATAAGGCTTCAATTTCCGCCAATTCGCCGTATGAAGTTTCTTTTGCCAGTTTGGCATCAACATTTTTTTTACCGAAACGCTGACAGAAATCTGCATAATTGTCTGATACTTGCTTTAGGTACGGGTTCATGCCGTTGATGGTGTTTACATATACTTCCCATACATCCGGATCAGTCAGTTTGGCGCCTCCTTTTATTAATTCGTCAAAAGCGGCCTGTACGTTCTTGCGTGCATAGACTGAATAGTGATAATTGATGTAATCAATTAAAAAAGCACGCTCCCTGTTTCCTTTGGTATATTGGTCTTGCAGGTAAAAAGAACGTTTGGTAGGAACGGTTGCGTCTTTTCCTGTCTGAATAAACTGTTCGGGAGTCTGACGACTGCTGCTGTGATGGACGATTTCTTCGGTAGCAGGATCTATGAATGCATAGGTGGGATAACTGCGTACACCGTATTTCTTGGCTAATGTAATTCCTTCACCTTCTTCAGCATCAATTTTGAGGTTGATGAAAGTTTGGTTATAGTAGTAACCCACTGTAGGCAATGAGAATACGGTTTGTGCCATATTCAGGCAAGGTCCGCACCATTGGGTATAGAAATCAATGAATATCAGTTTATTTTCTGCTTTGGCCTTGGCTACGGCTTCTGTCCAAGTAGTGCCGTGCAGGAAATTGATTCCTGCATTCTGGGCACTTAAGTGAATCGCATAGATACATGCGAAAATGAGTAAGATATATTTTTTCATGTCTTTGAATTTAATATGTTAATAACCGGGGTTTTGTTTACATTCCAGATTAGAACTGATTTCTGACGACGGAATGGCATCAATACGGCGGTCTATGATGCGTTGGTAATAATTGTCTCCTTGTGCTTCCGATTTCTCATATTCTTTTTCCAAAGCTTCTCTTAACGTCTTGTTCAAGGCAAGCAGACGGGTGAAATCGGGTTTCTCTGTGTATCCTGCAAAACGGATCATGGCAAACCATTCATGCCAATTCTCGAAAGACAGTTCCAGCATCCATTCGTTGAATATGGCCGTTTCCAGTTCTTCATTATTGGCTGGAAGAATAATTTCAGCTCCTGCTCTTTCGCGTAGTTTACGGATCGGTGCGTAGGCTTCGGATATAGAGGCTCCCGAACGATACAAGGCTTCGGCTTTAATCAGATAAAGTTCAGAAACACGGCTGAAGATGACAGGCATGTCATTGGCATCATTCAGCAGCTTTTTCACTGATTTCAAATTATAAG from Phocaeicola dorei encodes the following:
- a CDS encoding sodium ion-translocating decarboxylase subunit beta — encoded protein: MEDIFERLYDMTAFSNIIAEPQFLIMYAIAFILLYLGIKKKYEPLLLIPIAFGVLLANFPGGEMGVVQADENGMVMVNGALKNIWEMPLHEIAHDLGLMNFIYYMLIKTGFLPPIIFMGVGALTDFGPMLRNLRLSIFGAAAQLGIFTVLLVAILMGFTPKEAASLGIIGGADGPTAIFTTIKLAPHLLGPIAIAAYSYMALVPVIIPLVVKIWCTKKELSINMKEQEKKYPSSVEIKNLRVLKIVFPIVVTTVVALFVPSAVPLIGMLMFGNLIKEIGSDTSRLFDAASNSIMNAATIFLGLSVGATMTTEAFLNWTTIGIVVGGFLAFALSISGGILFVKLMNLFTKKKINPLIGATGLSAVPMASRVANEIALKYDSKNHVLQYCMASNISGVIGSAVAAGVLISFLQ
- a CDS encoding biotin/lipoyl-containing protein, whose amino-acid sequence is MEREVKFSLVFRDMWQSAGKYVPRVDQLVKVAPAIIEMGCFARVETNGGGFEQVNLLFGENPNRAVREWTKPFHEAGIQTHMLDRALNGLRMSPVPADVRKLFYKVKHAQGTDITRTFCGLNDVRNIIPSIGYAHEAGMISQCSLCITFSPVHTVEYYVNMAKLLIEAGADEICIKDMAGIGRPVSLGKIVAGIKKIKNIPIQYHSHAGPGFNMASILEVCQAGCDYIDVGMEPLSWGTGHADLISVQAMLKDAGFKVPEINMEAYMKVRSMIQEFMDDFLGLYISPKNRLMNSLLIAPGLPGGMMGSLMADLETNLESINKYKAKRNLPFMTQDELLIKLFNEVAYVWPRVGYPPLVTPFSQYVKNLAMMNVMAMEKGKERWGMIADDIWDMILGKAGRLPGKLAPEIIEKAEREGRKFFDGNPQDNYPDQLEKYRKMMLEKQWDKGQDDEELFEYAMHPAQYEAYKSGKAKEDFLADVKKRREEKANATIPVEAENKTKVLTVDVNGQPYRVTVAYGAVDPAMLTAASGAVPAQTAPAPVGEGKDVLSPLEGKFFLVKNAQETPKKVGEKVNKGDVICYVEAMKTYNAIRAEYDGTITAICANSGDTVSEDDVLMKIV
- a CDS encoding thioredoxin family protein translates to MKKYILLIFACIYAIHLSAQNAGINFLHGTTWTEAVAKAKAENKLIFIDFYTQWCGPCLNMAQTVFSLPTVGYYYNQTFINLKIDAEEGEGITLAKKYGVRSYPTYAFIDPATEEIVHHSSSRQTPEQFIQTGKDATVPTKRSFYLQDQYTKGNRERAFLIDYINYHYSVYARKNVQAAFDELIKGGAKLTDPDVWEVYVNTINGMNPYLKQVSDNYADFCQRFGKKNVDAKLAKETSYGELAEIEALCNYEGKDFNLKMIRINNDIREQKYEAAATQIDAMIADTTINQQELIGRLKFIARLGYKAEELPEFWFNKCVGYLQYIAYNQTDRDDAFIHQEYAAALEMVLRKLNGKAPIPASLSTEPAYGKKVYNMRPDALKMKPKRKK
- a CDS encoding TlpA family protein disulfide reductase — translated: MRTLKSILVLGLALSTFTAAEAAKLTFKVTNPNEKVKVILTFSQSGEQKEVAIDAAGNGNIEITGFTPQYVTMQYTRGRRTLYLDPNQDLTLSFDSDNMWRNTTFEGAGAAINTYLGSKELRSLGMPDMKMQEAALIHKGDSLYAVNCQVLEAAKLPADFTAQEKIRLQFYTYYYFSKYALYHPHFGKDDNYIPSKAYYEKLEAITPINAGLLALKEYKAFLPDAISAFSNKGKTVASSSTEQCVNYIDATIQDEKVAEFLIDQFVYNFVDNNGLDEADGLIVLFRKHVKDTKSIEKFNALCTKWEKLRSGNPSAASFSYPDINGKTVSMTDLKGKYIYIDVWATWCGPCRGELPALKELEEKYAGKDIHFVSLSCDKNKKAWENMVTKEQLKGIQLHMGTDRTFMDAYLINGIPRFILLDRDGNIISANMTRPSDPKTAEKFNELLGL